One part of the Chryseobacterium mulctrae genome encodes these proteins:
- a CDS encoding alpha/beta hydrolase: MRAFHSNTKNDRFLKNLFFLFLLTISTFGFSQKQKSTLLFEHANVSENIVYKTDETGKDIKLDIYRPKNTENKQLPVVMYVHGGAWVEGDKIITADNYVENTILKLLEKNYVVISINYRLVTENIHFPAPIQDTKDAVRWVRKNADKYNLDENNIGMWGVSAGAHLSLLSAYTQDKDFVGDSELSKYSAKVNYVVDNFGPTDMNRLLHTRAPKPLLLTVGLISKKIIDIRSKLIKGITGLDGKENKKEVVEFCKTISPLHYTQNTVPTLILHGNKDKIAPIRHSKRLNKMLKKQKTTHELIIVKKGNHGFSTTEKAYQEELNKAMVDFILSQEKANFVNH; encoded by the coding sequence ATGAGAGCATTCCACTCAAACACAAAAAATGATAGGTTTTTAAAGAACCTATTTTTTTTATTCCTATTGACAATTTCCACGTTTGGATTTTCACAAAAACAGAAAAGTACACTTCTTTTTGAGCACGCCAATGTCTCAGAAAATATTGTTTACAAAACCGATGAAACGGGTAAAGATATTAAGCTTGATATTTACCGTCCGAAAAATACAGAAAATAAACAACTTCCTGTTGTGATGTACGTTCACGGTGGAGCTTGGGTTGAAGGTGACAAAATCATTACAGCCGATAACTATGTTGAAAATACCATTTTAAAACTTTTAGAAAAAAACTATGTTGTTATCAGTATTAATTATCGTTTAGTTACAGAAAATATTCATTTTCCGGCACCGATTCAGGATACAAAAGATGCGGTAAGATGGGTTCGCAAAAATGCTGATAAATACAATCTTGATGAAAACAATATCGGAATGTGGGGCGTTTCTGCAGGCGCACATCTTTCGCTTTTAAGCGCTTATACTCAGGATAAAGATTTTGTGGGAGATTCAGAACTTTCAAAATATTCGGCAAAAGTAAATTATGTGGTTGATAATTTTGGACCGACTGATATGAACAGGCTTCTTCATACCCGTGCTCCAAAACCACTTTTGTTAACTGTAGGTTTAATTTCAAAAAAAATTATTGATATCAGAAGTAAACTGATCAAAGGAATAACTGGTTTAGACGGTAAAGAAAATAAAAAAGAAGTAGTAGAATTTTGTAAAACGATTTCTCCTCTACATTATACTCAAAATACGGTTCCAACTTTAATTTTGCATGGCAACAAAGATAAAATTGCACCTATAAGACATTCTAAAAGACTCAACAAAATGTTGAAAAAGCAGAAAACCACTCATGAATTAATCATTGTAAAAAAAGGTAATCACGGGTTTTCCACAACAGAAAAAGCTTATCAGGAGGAACTTAACAAAGCAATGGTCGACTTTATTTTATCTCAGGAAAAAGCTAATTTCGTCAATCATTAG
- a CDS encoding bacteriocin-like protein, which produces MKKSNLKKLSRAAQKSISGGVGGLEPIQCATGCHKNYIGDGQGVLCIVPPCQSPNFGTQSKDANGRWQCCY; this is translated from the coding sequence ATGAAAAAATCAAATTTAAAAAAATTAAGCAGAGCAGCTCAGAAAAGTATCTCAGGAGGAGTAGGAGGTCTAGAACCAATACAATGTGCAACAGGCTGCCATAAAAATTATATTGGTGATGGACAAGGCGTGTTATGCATTGTACCACCATGTCAATCTCCTAATTTTGGAACACAAAGCAAAGATGCTAATGGACGTTGGCAATGCTGTTACTAA
- a CDS encoding DUF3037 domain-containing protein, with the protein MQEDKIYEYAVIRLVPKVEREEFFNIGLVLFSKKEKFIKVEFYLCPDKFKLMHSKLDYDDITKNLESFKNIAEGKKEGGPIALLEIPDRFRWLTAVRSAVVQTSRPHPGKSKDLNQTFGKLFEELVK; encoded by the coding sequence ATGCAAGAGGATAAGATATACGAATACGCCGTAATACGTTTGGTACCGAAGGTTGAAAGAGAAGAATTTTTCAACATTGGACTGGTTTTGTTTTCGAAAAAAGAAAAATTTATCAAAGTAGAATTTTATCTCTGTCCCGATAAATTTAAACTTATGCACAGCAAACTTGATTATGATGATATTACTAAAAATCTTGAGAGTTTTAAAAATATTGCTGAAGGAAAAAAAGAAGGCGGCCCGATTGCTTTACTCGAAATTCCAGACAGATTCCGTTGGCTGACTGCGGTGAGAAGTGCAGTTGTACAAACTTCAAGACCGCATCCCGGAAAATCGAAAGATTTAAACCAAACTTTTGGTAAACTTTTTGAAGAGTTGGTAAAGTAG
- a CDS encoding flavin reductase family protein, whose translation MKTVIPSEITPVQLQTIMQTAVSPRPIALASTVDKNGEINLSPFSFFNMFSTVPPILIFSPSRRVRDNTTKHTLENVLETSEVVIGTVNFPIVQQISLASTEYGEGVNEFIKSGLTMKDADLVTPKLIEECPVNFECKVLEVKSLGDQGGAGNLVICEVQKIHIREEYLNEEGNLDQKKLDMVARLGGNWYSRNNENNLFEVPKPLVTKGIGFDLLPDAIKLSKVFTGNDLGMLANVEVLPSETCHNDENIHLEAQKLLLDSKIEEAWKILVK comes from the coding sequence GCAACTACAAACGATAATGCAGACTGCCGTTTCACCACGTCCAATCGCTTTAGCTTCTACAGTTGATAAAAATGGAGAGATCAATCTATCGCCATTCAGTTTCTTTAATATGTTCAGCACGGTTCCTCCGATTTTGATTTTTTCACCATCGAGAAGAGTACGCGACAATACCACAAAACATACTTTAGAAAATGTTTTGGAAACTTCTGAAGTAGTGATCGGAACCGTTAATTTTCCAATTGTACAACAGATTTCTTTAGCCTCTACAGAATATGGTGAAGGAGTGAACGAATTCATCAAGTCCGGACTAACGATGAAGGATGCTGATCTGGTTACACCTAAATTAATCGAAGAATGTCCTGTTAATTTTGAATGTAAAGTTTTAGAAGTAAAATCTTTGGGAGATCAAGGAGGTGCGGGAAATTTGGTCATTTGTGAAGTACAGAAAATTCATATCCGAGAAGAATATCTGAATGAAGAAGGAAACCTGGATCAGAAAAAACTGGATATGGTTGCACGTCTTGGCGGAAATTGGTATTCTAGAAATAATGAGAATAATCTTTTTGAAGTCCCAAAACCATTGGTTACGAAAGGAATTGGATTTGATTTACTTCCGGATGCTATAAAACTCAGCAAAGTGTTTACTGGAAATGACTTAGGAATGTTAGCTAATGTAGAAGTTTTACCTTCTGAAACTTGTCATAACGACGAAAACATTCACTTGGAAGCTCAAAAATTATTATTAGATAGTAAAATTGAAGAAGCCTGGAAAATTCTAGTTAAGTAA
- a CDS encoding alpha/beta hydrolase family protein: protein MKIIKNQNILISNPETKDFLADAFYPETNEKMPLVIFVHGYKGYKDWGAWNLMAEKFAEAGFFFVKFNFSHNGTTVEDPENFADLEAFGNNNYSKELSDLNVVIDHFVKDPKVDDQKIILIGHSRGGGISIIKTCEDERINGLITLASVDTLERFPTKENFEKWKENGVYYVENGRTKQQMPHYFQFFEDFKNDEHRFDVERSMEMAKAQVLIIHGTHDESVDVKNAEHLHILNPTSELYLIENANHTFGAKEPWRDDALPKELNEVVEKSIKFIKQNI, encoded by the coding sequence ATGAAAATCATCAAAAATCAAAATATTCTCATCTCAAATCCTGAAACCAAAGATTTCCTTGCGGATGCATTTTACCCTGAAACCAATGAGAAAATGCCTTTGGTAATTTTTGTTCATGGTTATAAAGGCTATAAAGATTGGGGTGCCTGGAATTTAATGGCAGAAAAGTTTGCAGAAGCAGGCTTCTTCTTTGTTAAATTTAATTTTTCGCATAATGGAACTACCGTTGAAGATCCTGAGAATTTTGCTGATTTGGAAGCTTTTGGAAATAATAATTATTCAAAAGAATTGTCAGATTTAAATGTTGTGATTGATCATTTCGTTAAAGATCCAAAAGTTGATGACCAAAAAATAATATTAATCGGTCACAGTCGGGGAGGAGGAATTTCTATTATTAAAACCTGTGAAGACGAAAGAATTAACGGGTTGATTACTTTGGCAAGCGTAGATACTTTAGAAAGATTTCCTACAAAAGAAAATTTTGAAAAATGGAAAGAAAACGGAGTTTATTATGTAGAGAACGGAAGAACAAAGCAGCAAATGCCACATTATTTCCAGTTTTTTGAAGACTTTAAAAATGATGAGCATCGTTTTGATGTAGAACGTTCGATGGAAATGGCGAAAGCTCAGGTTTTAATTATTCATGGAACCCATGATGAAAGTGTAGACGTGAAAAATGCGGAACATCTTCATATTTTAAATCCAACTTCAGAATTGTATCTTATTGAAAATGCAAACCATACATTTGGCGCTAAAGAACCTTGGAGAGATGATGCGCTACCAAAAGAGTTGAATGAAGTTGTTGAAAAGTCTATTAAATTTATCAAACAAAATATTTGA
- a CDS encoding carbon starvation CstA family protein has product MEFLNGINALTLVFTSLLIFAIAYRFYGIYLANKVLRLNDKNTTPAVEFADGKDYVATNKNVLLGHHFAAIAAAGPLVGPVLAAQFGYLPGAIWILIGCVLGGGVHDMVVLFASVRHKGQSLATIASKEIGKTTGTVAGFAILFILILTLAGLSLACINAMHEASWSLFTVVITMPIAIIMGLIMRYRKNSVTFASILGGVLLIAGIIGGHNLMQNETMNNMFTWDITTISIAIPLYGFLASVLPVWLLLVPRDYLSTYLKIGTIIMLAIGVIVIHPTIQMPALTEFINGGGPVIGGPVLPFIFIVIACGAISGFHAVIATGTTPKMLNREKEILFVGYGAMLVEGFVALMALIAACTLMPGDYFVINTPKETYDAFLATHPSLHGVEIDYFSERIGIDLHGRTGGAVSLAVGMAHIFNKIPYMDQLMAYWYNFAIMFEAVFILTAIDAGTRVGRFFLQEMLGSVIPKFNDKNWTPGIIISSLLFTFAWGYLVFTGNVSSIWPLFGISNQLLAACGLIVCTTMLIRLNRGKYALCSAIPGVFMAIITFWAGYIQVIDIYIPKQQYLLATLAVVAMVLMLVVFVGAFRKWYQLLKIKTSHTDFYGETVKELVER; this is encoded by the coding sequence ATGGAATTTCTAAATGGAATTAATGCATTGACCTTAGTATTCACATCCCTGCTTATCTTTGCGATTGCTTACCGTTTTTACGGAATTTATTTAGCCAATAAGGTTCTCCGTTTAAATGACAAAAACACAACTCCCGCTGTAGAATTTGCTGACGGAAAAGATTATGTTGCGACCAATAAAAATGTTCTTCTCGGACATCACTTTGCAGCGATTGCAGCAGCAGGACCATTGGTAGGACCGGTTTTAGCAGCTCAATTCGGATATCTTCCCGGAGCAATCTGGATTTTAATTGGCTGTGTTTTAGGAGGTGGAGTTCACGATATGGTGGTACTTTTTGCATCCGTAAGACACAAAGGACAAAGTTTGGCAACCATTGCATCCAAAGAAATCGGAAAAACTACCGGAACGGTTGCAGGTTTTGCCATTTTATTCATCTTAATTTTAACACTTGCCGGACTTTCTTTAGCCTGTATTAATGCAATGCACGAAGCATCATGGTCATTATTTACTGTGGTTATTACGATGCCGATTGCGATTATCATGGGATTGATTATGCGTTACAGAAAAAACTCGGTGACTTTTGCTAGTATTTTGGGCGGTGTCCTTTTAATTGCCGGAATTATTGGCGGGCATAATTTAATGCAGAATGAAACGATGAACAATATGTTTACATGGGACATTACAACCATTTCTATTGCAATTCCATTATACGGATTTTTGGCTTCTGTATTGCCGGTTTGGCTGCTTTTAGTTCCGAGAGACTACCTTTCAACTTATTTAAAAATCGGAACGATTATCATGTTGGCCATTGGAGTAATTGTGATTCATCCAACCATTCAAATGCCTGCTTTGACTGAATTTATTAACGGAGGAGGTCCCGTAATTGGCGGTCCTGTTTTACCTTTTATCTTTATTGTAATTGCATGTGGAGCGATTTCAGGTTTCCATGCGGTAATTGCTACAGGAACGACTCCAAAAATGCTGAACAGAGAAAAAGAAATTTTATTTGTAGGTTACGGAGCGATGCTTGTAGAAGGTTTTGTAGCATTAATGGCTTTGATTGCAGCTTGTACTCTAATGCCCGGAGATTATTTTGTCATCAATACACCAAAAGAAACGTATGATGCATTTTTAGCTACTCATCCAAGTTTACATGGTGTTGAAATTGATTATTTTTCTGAAAGAATAGGAATTGATTTACACGGAAGAACCGGAGGAGCTGTTTCTTTAGCTGTGGGAATGGCTCATATTTTCAATAAAATTCCTTACATGGATCAGCTGATGGCGTATTGGTACAATTTCGCGATTATGTTTGAAGCGGTATTTATTTTAACCGCAATTGATGCAGGAACGAGAGTTGGAAGATTTTTCTTGCAGGAAATGTTGGGATCTGTTATTCCTAAATTTAATGATAAAAACTGGACTCCCGGAATTATCATCAGTAGTTTATTGTTCACATTTGCTTGGGGATATTTGGTTTTTACCGGAAATGTAAGCAGCATTTGGCCACTCTTCGGAATCAGCAATCAGTTGCTCGCAGCCTGCGGTTTGATTGTCTGTACCACAATGCTCATTAGATTAAATCGAGGGAAATATGCGCTTTGCTCAGCAATTCCAGGAGTTTTCATGGCGATTATTACATTTTGGGCTGGCTACATTCAGGTGATTGATATTTACATTCCAAAACAGCAATACTTATTAGCAACGTTAGCAGTTGTAGCAATGGTTTTAATGCTTGTTGTTTTCGTTGGTGCGTTTAGAAAATGGTATCAGTTGTTAAAAATTAAAACTTCACATACTGATTTTTATGGCGAGACGGTTAAAGAATTGGTGGAAAGATAA
- a CDS encoding HipA family kinase: MSDLRTVTVQRYILPLREGGSLPALAEADDDFKYVLKFRGAGHGVKMLISEFLGGKITEALGLPIPELVFANLDVDFGRTEADEEIQDLLKNSEGLNLGLHYLSGSIAYDSSVKVDSLLASKIVWLDAFITNIDRTFKNTNLLMWHKELWIIDNGASFYFHHSWQNFDAAAKTPFKYVKDHVLLPQATKLDEADQFAHSVLNETLFREIVNTIPQDWLHWNDAEESPDEIREIYFNFLKTRLENSQIFINEAQNARG, from the coding sequence ATGTCAGATTTAAGAACAGTTACTGTACAACGTTATATCCTTCCGCTTCGTGAAGGAGGCTCACTTCCTGCTTTGGCAGAAGCCGATGATGATTTTAAATATGTGTTGAAATTTCGTGGAGCCGGTCATGGTGTAAAAATGTTGATATCAGAATTTTTAGGAGGAAAAATTACTGAAGCTTTGGGATTACCAATTCCAGAGCTGGTTTTTGCCAATCTTGATGTAGATTTTGGAAGAACGGAAGCCGATGAAGAAATTCAGGATTTATTGAAAAATTCTGAAGGATTAAATCTCGGGCTCCATTATCTTTCAGGTTCTATTGCTTATGACTCAAGTGTGAAAGTTGATTCGTTGCTTGCTTCAAAAATTGTTTGGCTGGATGCATTTATCACCAATATAGACCGTACTTTTAAGAATACCAATCTTTTAATGTGGCACAAAGAATTATGGATCATTGATAATGGTGCGTCTTTTTATTTCCACCACTCATGGCAGAATTTTGATGCGGCTGCGAAAACTCCTTTTAAATATGTAAAAGACCACGTTTTGCTTCCACAGGCAACAAAATTAGATGAGGCAGATCAATTTGCTCATTCCGTTTTAAATGAAACTTTGTTCAGAGAAATCGTCAATACAATTCCACAGGATTGGTTGCACTGGAATGATGCCGAAGAAAGTCCGGACGAAATCCGTGAAATTTATTTCAACTTTCTGAAGACCCGATTAGAAAATTCTCAAATCTTTATAAACGAAGCCCAAAATGCAAGAGGATAA